A DNA window from Danio aesculapii chromosome 14, fDanAes4.1, whole genome shotgun sequence contains the following coding sequences:
- the tcof1 gene encoding uncharacterized protein tcof1 isoform X1 produces MSSNITDASQNELINLIYHHLKDNGYKKAARSLRKHAPEVATNAVKASLTEIFKKWASSDDDAPPVPSGVQTPELKSPVKRKTGTGAKSKIASPSAGKKLASSKKTSGSGIKSQKEKTKESKKKKEPRKTKVLTCEDVSASGSVSATPGNDSDSDTSLDLEKWRKVASQLSDADRAKMDVLSVLDESVVTSTGKPTAKRKPRQPAKAKKDAKPANKGKSNTPVKNNNTAKPEDVPAASTPQPDKSKSKDAAVISEVKTPPKKTGKKINSSVSGIDVVETTKGSTARSEVQNKANRSGGPDSEVIKSPKKVHFKLSDSVSEQCERPKIAWTENGTSETPNTVETTSKKQRKKKSQSESGDPETPSDIKEMTNSSSETLSEETNITINADQSQTLTRKVKKSKKSKNVDETLCGKIKAKKTDVSSGTESESVNTDSSCKTDELMANKELEEAVQSETPSKKAKAKKVKSTEDPGELETPVKKTKTDADVLQSHSTNSSLKKKKKKKNKTAADGVEIQNEISPDGNQDKTLNKKKHKIEEEEAAEEEEEEVAEPKKKKKKKKKIKEDEDAEPAVQTPEEEKEAASVPVEVNQKKKKKKKEKEREAAEEDDVSPVSAPPEEVQIPKKKKKSSKEKQLSIDKAHGLNST; encoded by the exons ATGAGCTCAAATATTACAGACGCCTCGCAAAACGAGCTCATTAATTTAATATATCATCACTTAAAGGACAACGGATACAAGAAAGCAGCGAGGTCGCTAAGAAAACACGCGCCcgag GTTGCGACGAATGCAGTGAAGGCTTCCCTGACTGAGATCTTTAAGAAGTGGGCCAG CTCAGATGATGACGCTCCTCCGGTGCCTTctg GTGTTCAGACTCCTGAGCTGAAGAGTCCAGTGAAGAGAAAGACTGGAACAGGAGCCAAATCTAAGATCGCGTCTCCCTCTGCTG GAAAAAAACTTGCCAGCAGCAAGAAAACTTCAGGATCGGGAATCAAATCGCAG AAAGAGAAGACAAAAGAAAGCAAGAAAAAGAAAGAGCCGAGGAAAACAAAAGTGTTGACCTGTGAAGATGTTTCTGCGTCTGGATCGGTCTCTGCCACTCCAGGGAATGATTCAGACTCAGACACCAGTTTAGATCTGGAGAAATGGAGGAAAGTGGCTTCTCAGTTATCAG ATGCTGATAGAGCAAAGATGGACGTTCTCTCAGTATTGGATGAATCTGTTGTCACATCGACTGGGAAACCTACAGCAAAGAGAAAGCCGAGACAGCCAGCAAAAGCCAAAAAAGACGCAAAACCAGCCAATAAGGGAAAGTCAAATACaccagtaaaaaacaacaacaccgcCAAACCCGAGGACGTTCCTGCAGCATCCACACCTCAACCAGACAAGTCTAAAAGCAAAGATGCTGCAGTCATTTCTGAAGTTAAAACGCCACCCAAAAAGACTGGAAAAAAGATTAATAGTAGTGTATCAGGTATTGATGTGGTGGAGACAACAAAAGGAAGTACTGCACGTTCAGAAGTACAAAATAAAGCGAATAGATCTGGGGGACCAGATTCAGAAGTAATTAAGAGTCcaaaaaaagttcattttaaattatcTGATAGTGTTTCAGAGCAGTGTGAGAGGCCTAAAATAGCTTGGACAGAAAATGGTACATCAGAAACACCGAACACAGTCGAGACGACAtctaaaaaacaaagaaagaagaaaagccAGTCTGAATCTGGAGATCCTGAAACTCCCTCAGATATTAAAGAGATGACGAACAGTTCTAGTGAAACACTCAGTGAAGAAACTAACATTACGATCAAcgctgaccaatcacagacgCTTACAAGGAAAGTGAAGAAAAGCAAGAAGTCTAAAAATGTTGATGAGACGCTCTGCGGAAAGATTAAAGCCAAGAAAACTGATGTTTCTTCTGGGACTGAATCTGAATCAGTTAACACAGATTCCTCATGTAAAACAGATGAACTTATGGCCAATAAAGAGCTTGAAGAAGCAGTCCAATCTGAAACGCCATCTAAAAAAGCTAAAGCCAAGAAAGTGAAAAGCACTGAAGATCCCGGAGAGCTGGAAACACCggttaaaaagacaaaaacagatgcaGATGTGCTGCAGTCGCACTCTACAAACAGCTccttgaagaagaagaagaagaaaaaaaacaagacggCTGCTGATGGTGTGGAGATCCAGAATGAGATATCTCCAGATGGAAATCAGGACAAAACTCTAAAcaagaaaaaacacaaaatagaagaagaagaagccgcagaggaggaggaagaggaggtggCAGAgcccaagaagaagaagaagaagaaaaagaaaatcaaggaGGATGAGGATGCAGAGCCTGCTGTTCAGAcaccagaagaagaaaaagaagcagCATCTGTTCCTGTAGAAGTGAACCAGAAGAAAAAAA AGAAGAagaaagagaaggagagagaagCAGCAGAGGAAGATGATGTATCTCCTGTATCTGCTCCACCTGAGGAGGTGCAGATTCCCAAAAAG AAAAAGAAGTCATCCAAGGAGAAGCAGCTCAGTATTGATAAAGCTCATGGACTCAACAGCACATAA
- the tcof1 gene encoding uncharacterized protein tcof1 isoform X2: protein MSSNITDASQNELINLIYHHLKDNGYKKAARSLRKHAPEVATNAVKASLTEIFKKWASSDDDAPPVPSGKKLASSKKTSGSGIKSQKEKTKESKKKKEPRKTKVLTCEDVSASGSVSATPGNDSDSDTSLDLEKWRKVASQLSDADRAKMDVLSVLDESVVTSTGKPTAKRKPRQPAKAKKDAKPANKGKSNTPVKNNNTAKPEDVPAASTPQPDKSKSKDAAVISEVKTPPKKTGKKINSSVSGIDVVETTKGSTARSEVQNKANRSGGPDSEVIKSPKKVHFKLSDSVSEQCERPKIAWTENGTSETPNTVETTSKKQRKKKSQSESGDPETPSDIKEMTNSSSETLSEETNITINADQSQTLTRKVKKSKKSKNVDETLCGKIKAKKTDVSSGTESESVNTDSSCKTDELMANKELEEAVQSETPSKKAKAKKVKSTEDPGELETPVKKTKTDADVLQSHSTNSSLKKKKKKKNKTAADGVEIQNEISPDGNQDKTLNKKKHKIEEEEAAEEEEEEVAEPKKKKKKKKKIKEDEDAEPAVQTPEEEKEAASVPVEVNQKKKKKKKEKEREAAEEDDVSPVSAPPEEVQIPKKKKKSSKEKQLSIDKAHGLNST, encoded by the exons ATGAGCTCAAATATTACAGACGCCTCGCAAAACGAGCTCATTAATTTAATATATCATCACTTAAAGGACAACGGATACAAGAAAGCAGCGAGGTCGCTAAGAAAACACGCGCCcgag GTTGCGACGAATGCAGTGAAGGCTTCCCTGACTGAGATCTTTAAGAAGTGGGCCAG CTCAGATGATGACGCTCCTCCGGTGCCTTctg GAAAAAAACTTGCCAGCAGCAAGAAAACTTCAGGATCGGGAATCAAATCGCAG AAAGAGAAGACAAAAGAAAGCAAGAAAAAGAAAGAGCCGAGGAAAACAAAAGTGTTGACCTGTGAAGATGTTTCTGCGTCTGGATCGGTCTCTGCCACTCCAGGGAATGATTCAGACTCAGACACCAGTTTAGATCTGGAGAAATGGAGGAAAGTGGCTTCTCAGTTATCAG ATGCTGATAGAGCAAAGATGGACGTTCTCTCAGTATTGGATGAATCTGTTGTCACATCGACTGGGAAACCTACAGCAAAGAGAAAGCCGAGACAGCCAGCAAAAGCCAAAAAAGACGCAAAACCAGCCAATAAGGGAAAGTCAAATACaccagtaaaaaacaacaacaccgcCAAACCCGAGGACGTTCCTGCAGCATCCACACCTCAACCAGACAAGTCTAAAAGCAAAGATGCTGCAGTCATTTCTGAAGTTAAAACGCCACCCAAAAAGACTGGAAAAAAGATTAATAGTAGTGTATCAGGTATTGATGTGGTGGAGACAACAAAAGGAAGTACTGCACGTTCAGAAGTACAAAATAAAGCGAATAGATCTGGGGGACCAGATTCAGAAGTAATTAAGAGTCcaaaaaaagttcattttaaattatcTGATAGTGTTTCAGAGCAGTGTGAGAGGCCTAAAATAGCTTGGACAGAAAATGGTACATCAGAAACACCGAACACAGTCGAGACGACAtctaaaaaacaaagaaagaagaaaagccAGTCTGAATCTGGAGATCCTGAAACTCCCTCAGATATTAAAGAGATGACGAACAGTTCTAGTGAAACACTCAGTGAAGAAACTAACATTACGATCAAcgctgaccaatcacagacgCTTACAAGGAAAGTGAAGAAAAGCAAGAAGTCTAAAAATGTTGATGAGACGCTCTGCGGAAAGATTAAAGCCAAGAAAACTGATGTTTCTTCTGGGACTGAATCTGAATCAGTTAACACAGATTCCTCATGTAAAACAGATGAACTTATGGCCAATAAAGAGCTTGAAGAAGCAGTCCAATCTGAAACGCCATCTAAAAAAGCTAAAGCCAAGAAAGTGAAAAGCACTGAAGATCCCGGAGAGCTGGAAACACCggttaaaaagacaaaaacagatgcaGATGTGCTGCAGTCGCACTCTACAAACAGCTccttgaagaagaagaagaagaaaaaaaacaagacggCTGCTGATGGTGTGGAGATCCAGAATGAGATATCTCCAGATGGAAATCAGGACAAAACTCTAAAcaagaaaaaacacaaaatagaagaagaagaagccgcagaggaggaggaagaggaggtggCAGAgcccaagaagaagaagaagaagaaaaagaaaatcaaggaGGATGAGGATGCAGAGCCTGCTGTTCAGAcaccagaagaagaaaaagaagcagCATCTGTTCCTGTAGAAGTGAACCAGAAGAAAAAAA AGAAGAagaaagagaaggagagagaagCAGCAGAGGAAGATGATGTATCTCCTGTATCTGCTCCACCTGAGGAGGTGCAGATTCCCAAAAAG AAAAAGAAGTCATCCAAGGAGAAGCAGCTCAGTATTGATAAAGCTCATGGACTCAACAGCACATAA